The nucleotide window CTCGTGACTTCAGTATAAGAAATAAAGACGCCTAATTTTCTCGCGTCTTCGCTAACTACTATCTTAGGCATGCGAGTTATTTTGCACGTCTGACACTATTAACTTTACTTTGCTCACACCTTTGATGGACGCTAACTTATTTACTAAGTCTACAAGTTCCGACTTCATACCTTTTACTGCGACTGCCTCAACGCACTTCTCGTCCCTGTGGACGTGTAAGACAGATATTATTTTATTCTCGTACTCATGTTGCACTGAGGTAACCTTAGCCGTACTTTCGTTATCATAGACGATGTTAATAATGCCAATAACATATGTTTCATCCCTCTCGTTTTCGTCAAGGAAGTCTCTTAAAGCGGTTTGCATAATTTTACTCCTATCGCTAACACCACTAGTCTGCATATACTTTTCGAGTCTATCGTAAAGTTCTTTTGGGATAGATACGCTAATCTTTTCCACATTCATTAATTTATACTCTTTTAGCGTGGTTAAAAGTATGAACTCGTTATTGGACTACGCCCAACAATTAGGTGCCACCTTTGCGGACATAAGGCGTATAAGGGTGAAAGAATTATCGCTCTTAGTAACGGAAGATAGAGAGATCGTCTCTACGAACGGTGTAGATGACGGGTATTCTTTAAGAGTTCTCTATAAGGGTAACTGGGGGTACTTTTCATCTAGTAAAGAGCTAACGAGGGACGACGTTAAGGACGCAGTAGATAGTGCTGTAGGGGACGAAAAGGTGAATATAGTATACTTACCCCCTAAACACGACAAGGTTGAAATCAAGCCAAAAGTGGAGCTAAATAAAAGCGTTGAAGAGAAGATGAACGACCTCAAGAAGTTGAGGGAGAAGCTAATAGGTCTTGATAACAGAATTAAGAGTGTTTCAATAAGGTATCACGAAAGTGAGGTAAGAAGGGAGTACCAGAGTACAGATGAAAGGGATATATCTATGAACTATACAATTGCTGGGCTTTCCATAGTAATTACTGCAAGAGAAGGAGATAGCTTAGCTTCTGCTACGTTTTCTAGGTACACTTACATGGGTTATCCTATTGAAGTGATAGGAGAGGAAAATATACTAGAGACGTTAAAGAGAAGGATAGAGAACCAGTTCATAGGTGAAAGTGTTAAGGCAGATAGTTATGAAGTAGTCCTTGCACCTGATGTAGTAGGTGTATTTGCACATGAAGCTGTAGGACATTTAGCTGAAGCAGATTTAGCAATAAACGGGATTTTACACCCCTTAAGGGGAAAAACTATAGCCCCGGAGTTTGTGAACATCATTGATTCTCCAGTTCAAAACTACGCGTCTGCAATAGGTGTTGTAACTTATGATGATGAAGGGGTTGAAGGGAGGGACGTATATATAATTAAGAACGGAGTTGTAAACGAGTATTTAACCGATAGATTTTACTCAGCATATTTGGGTCAAAAGCCTACGGGTAATGCGAGGGCTGAGGACTTCAGGAACCCGGTAATTGTTAGGATGAGAAATACATTCATAGCGCCCGGTGAACACTCATATGAAGAAATGATAAGGGATACAAGGAACGGGCTTTTACTGGTTTCACCACACGGAGGTCAAACGAGTCCTGATGGTACTTTTCAGTTCGGTATCCAAGAAGGATATGTGATAAGGAACGGGGAAATAGTTAGACCTACTAAGCTGGTCGGGATATCAGGGTACACATTGGAGACCCTAAAGAACATAACAGCTATCTCTAATAAGTTAGATTTTTGGTCGGGGTTCTGTGGTAAAGAGGGGCAATCTGTCCCAGTAGGGACAGGAGGAGCTTATGTAAAAGTAGAGAAGATGAAGGTGGGTGGTGTAGTTGGTTGATGAGTATACGTTAATCCAGAGAGCGAAAGACTTGGGATACGAAGCGGAGATATATAGTGTAAAGTCTAAAAATTTCCAAGTTAAGAGAGGGGAACAGTTCTATTCTTTCAACCTCGTCGACCAGGGCTATGGGCTACGAGTTATCAAAGAC belongs to Stygiolobus caldivivus and includes:
- a CDS encoding CopG family ribbon-helix-helix protein encodes the protein MNVEKISVSIPKELYDRLEKYMQTSGVSDRSKIMQTALRDFLDENERDETYVIGIINIVYDNESTAKVTSVQHEYENKIISVLHVHRDEKCVEAVAVKGMKSELVDLVNKLASIKGVSKVKLIVSDVQNNSHA
- the tldD gene encoding zinc metalloprotease TldD gives rise to the protein MNSLLDYAQQLGATFADIRRIRVKELSLLVTEDREIVSTNGVDDGYSLRVLYKGNWGYFSSSKELTRDDVKDAVDSAVGDEKVNIVYLPPKHDKVEIKPKVELNKSVEEKMNDLKKLREKLIGLDNRIKSVSIRYHESEVRREYQSTDERDISMNYTIAGLSIVITAREGDSLASATFSRYTYMGYPIEVIGEENILETLKRRIENQFIGESVKADSYEVVLAPDVVGVFAHEAVGHLAEADLAINGILHPLRGKTIAPEFVNIIDSPVQNYASAIGVVTYDDEGVEGRDVYIIKNGVVNEYLTDRFYSAYLGQKPTGNARAEDFRNPVIVRMRNTFIAPGEHSYEEMIRDTRNGLLLVSPHGGQTSPDGTFQFGIQEGYVIRNGEIVRPTKLVGISGYTLETLKNITAISNKLDFWSGFCGKEGQSVPVGTGGAYVKVEKMKVGGVVG